One stretch of Halapricum desulfuricans DNA includes these proteins:
- a CDS encoding single-stranded-DNA-specific exonuclease RecJ, protein MGPVPELDERATACADRLLDAERVLLASHIDADGLTSAAIASTALERAGLDHEVVFEKQLDAERIAAIAATDYETVLFTDFGSGQLDVISRHVADGDFEAVIADHHQPADADDCAPGFEATDGYGDFAWHLNPLLVGIDGASELSGAGASYVLARALGGDRNRDLAALAVVGAVGDMQATGGELVGANEAIVADGIEAGVVAETRDLSLYGKQTRPLPKLLEYASDVHLPGISNDEAGAIAFLEDLDLDLRADGEWRRWIDLTDEERQTLASALVQRAVTRGVPAEKIDRLVATTYTFPNEPEGTELRDASEFSTLLNATARYERADVGLAVCLGERGEPLERARRLLENHRRNLSEGIDWVTKEGVKQREHVQYFHAGDRIRETIVGIVAGMALGNDGVSRSKPIVAFARKSEDELKVSARGTGVLVGRGLDLSAVMREASRAVDGDGGGHDVAAGATIPDGREDAFLDAVDRIVGEQLE, encoded by the coding sequence ATGGGACCGGTTCCGGAACTCGACGAGCGCGCGACTGCCTGTGCCGACCGATTGCTGGACGCAGAGCGGGTCCTGCTGGCGTCGCACATCGACGCCGACGGGCTGACAAGCGCCGCCATCGCCTCGACAGCGCTCGAGCGGGCCGGACTGGACCACGAGGTCGTCTTCGAGAAGCAACTCGACGCCGAGCGGATCGCCGCGATCGCGGCGACGGACTACGAGACGGTGCTGTTCACGGACTTCGGGAGCGGTCAGCTGGACGTGATCAGTCGGCACGTCGCCGACGGCGACTTCGAGGCCGTGATCGCGGACCACCACCAGCCCGCCGACGCGGACGACTGTGCGCCCGGGTTCGAGGCGACTGACGGCTACGGCGACTTCGCGTGGCACCTCAATCCCCTCCTGGTGGGGATCGACGGCGCGTCGGAGCTGTCGGGTGCGGGCGCGAGTTACGTCCTCGCGCGTGCGCTGGGCGGCGACCGGAATCGCGATCTCGCGGCGCTGGCCGTCGTCGGCGCGGTGGGGGATATGCAGGCGACCGGCGGCGAACTGGTCGGCGCGAACGAGGCGATCGTGGCGGACGGGATCGAGGCCGGCGTCGTCGCGGAGACGCGGGACCTCTCGCTGTACGGCAAGCAGACCCGGCCCCTGCCGAAACTGCTCGAGTACGCCAGCGACGTCCACCTGCCCGGCATCTCCAACGACGAGGCGGGGGCGATCGCGTTCCTGGAGGATCTCGATCTCGACCTGCGGGCGGACGGCGAGTGGCGACGCTGGATCGATCTCACCGACGAGGAGCGACAGACGCTCGCGAGCGCGCTCGTCCAGCGGGCCGTCACCCGCGGCGTCCCCGCGGAGAAGATCGATCGGCTGGTAGCCACGACCTACACGTTCCCGAACGAACCCGAGGGGACCGAACTCCGGGACGCCAGTGAGTTCTCGACGCTTTTGAACGCCACGGCGCGCTACGAGCGAGCGGACGTCGGCCTCGCGGTCTGTCTGGGCGAGCGCGGTGAGCCGCTGGAACGCGCCCGCCGACTGCTCGAAAACCACCGTCGAAACCTCTCGGAAGGCATCGACTGGGTCACCAAAGAGGGCGTCAAACAGCGCGAGCACGTCCAGTATTTCCACGCCGGGGATCGCATCCGGGAGACGATTGTCGGTATCGTCGCCGGGATGGCGCTGGGAAACGACGGCGTCTCGCGGTCGAAGCCGATCGTCGCGTTCGCCCGCAAGAGCGAGGACGAACTGAAAGTCTCGGCGCGCGGGACGGGCGTGCTCGTCGGCCGCGGACTGGATCTGTCGGCCGTCATGCGCGAGGCGTCACGTGCCGTCGACGGCGACGGCGGCGGCCACGACGTCGCGGCCGGGGCGACGATCCCGGACGGACGCGAGGACGCGTTTCTGGACGCCGTCGACAGGATCGTCGGCGAGCAACTCGAATGA
- a CDS encoding MFS transporter, giving the protein MSKQRVTVETEESSTLRTVRQFFALQRDVLVLSLAMFAFSLAFQMTNRFLPEYIVALGGSEFLVGVFGTFGNIIAAIYPYPGGALSDRIGSRYALTLFGALSTGGFLVWLLAPGVGAITIAGVTVRPWVWIFVGLVLAQAWKSFGLGATFAVVKQATDPSRLAAGFASTEIFRRSAFFVGPVLAGVLISLHPEFTVGFQYVLAVGVAAGIAGTIVQHALYDASDDTIGDSFEGIARIRRDLREMPDPLRPLLIGDTLVRFANGMVYVYFIIVVTRFFEVGLETSLSIPAIGTVAIDLSPQAFFGYLLGVEMAVALLVMMPAAKLAERVGLKPIVALGFAVYAVFPVALINAPGTPLAMVVLFAFSGLRFAGLPSHKALIVGPADRDAGGRVTGTYYLLRNTIVIPSAALGGLLWAGIPGWLPASALYGGSPVLAFGVASVVGIVGTVYFLLYGEEFEAYA; this is encoded by the coding sequence ATGAGCAAGCAACGAGTGACTGTCGAAACCGAGGAGTCGAGCACGCTCCGGACCGTCAGGCAGTTTTTCGCCCTCCAGCGGGACGTGCTGGTGCTGTCTCTGGCGATGTTCGCGTTCAGCCTGGCCTTCCAGATGACCAATCGATTCCTGCCCGAGTACATCGTCGCGCTTGGCGGCTCGGAGTTTCTCGTCGGCGTGTTCGGGACGTTCGGCAATATCATCGCGGCGATCTATCCCTACCCGGGCGGCGCGCTGTCCGACCGGATCGGTTCGCGGTACGCGCTGACGCTGTTCGGCGCGCTCTCGACGGGGGGATTTCTGGTGTGGTTGCTCGCGCCCGGCGTCGGTGCGATCACGATCGCCGGCGTGACGGTCCGGCCGTGGGTATGGATCTTCGTCGGACTGGTGCTCGCGCAGGCCTGGAAGTCCTTCGGGCTCGGTGCGACCTTCGCTGTTGTAAAACAAGCTACAGATCCTTCGCGACTGGCGGCCGGGTTCGCCTCGACGGAGATATTCCGCCGATCGGCGTTCTTCGTCGGCCCCGTTCTCGCCGGCGTGCTCATCAGCCTCCACCCCGAGTTCACTGTCGGCTTCCAGTACGTCCTCGCGGTCGGCGTGGCGGCCGGAATCGCCGGGACGATCGTCCAGCACGCCCTGTACGACGCCAGCGACGACACGATCGGCGATTCCTTCGAGGGGATCGCACGGATCCGGCGCGATCTCCGGGAGATGCCCGATCCCCTGCGACCGCTGCTGATCGGCGATACGCTAGTCCGGTTCGCCAACGGGATGGTCTACGTCTACTTTATCATCGTCGTCACGCGGTTTTTCGAGGTCGGACTGGAGACGTCGCTGTCGATTCCCGCGATCGGGACGGTCGCGATCGACCTCTCGCCGCAGGCCTTCTTCGGCTATCTGCTCGGCGTCGAGATGGCCGTGGCGCTGCTCGTGATGATGCCGGCGGCGAAACTCGCAGAGCGGGTCGGACTCAAGCCGATCGTCGCGCTCGGGTTCGCCGTGTACGCGGTCTTTCCGGTCGCGCTGATCAACGCACCCGGGACCCCGCTGGCAATGGTCGTCCTCTTTGCGTTCTCCGGGCTCCGGTTCGCCGGACTCCCCTCTCACAAGGCGCTGATCGTGGGTCCGGCCGATCGAGACGCCGGCGGTCGGGTGACCGGGACGTACTACCTGCTCCGGAACACGATCGTCATCCCCAGCGCCGCGCTCGGGGGACTGCTGTGGGCCGGCATCCCCGGGTGGCTCCCGGCGAGCGCACTCTATGGGGGGAGTCCTGTCCTGGCCTTCGGCGTCGCCTCGGTCGTCGGGATCGTCGGAACTGTGTACTTCCTGCTGTACGGCGAGGAGTTCGAGGCGTACGCGTAG